The following proteins are encoded in a genomic region of Pyxicephalus adspersus chromosome 9, UCB_Pads_2.0, whole genome shotgun sequence:
- the KIAA0513 gene encoding uncharacterized protein KIAA0513 homolog: METPDVPVGNLIDLDTEPLVMPAEPSLPQDADEILSLEVNPPENGDREEDIESDATESADSENDMVTPTRHSWNHAQRSSSESFSSNQSTESAQDEQMAEQKEFIRKYVDKIFTGGEDVDQEEKARFGELCSSENGKGREWFARFVSAQRCNSKCVSEQTFYRLVQSFAVVLFECYQMDDFGPAKNLMTMCFTYYYIGKPHVSPTESREKPVSTGSIDAYLKSANSWLAEKKDNVERLLRTTSVTTENMKGFFLGGLESKLKGPLAKKNGQSEDAPGEKPSDDIPLQSPDDKKGEKIYLYSHLKQQPIWHTLRFWNAAFFDAVHCERRKRSPTTRDKWYHMTQEERDDSLQFNENITFGQLGTFTHNMLAFGLSKKLCSDFLKKQAVIGNLDEEKYKQLTDHIEQMAVE; this comes from the exons ATGGAGACCCCTGATGTGCCAGTGGGCAACCTGATAGACCTGGATACAGAACCCCTGGTCATGCCAGCAGAGCCATCCCTGCCACAGGATGCAGATGAGATCCTGTCCCTGGAAGTGAACCCCCCTGAAAACGGTGACCGGGAGGAAGACATCGAGAGTGATGCCACAGAGTCTGCCGACAGCGAGAACGACATGGTGACACCGACCCGCCATAGCTGGAACCACGCCCAGAGGTCCTCCTCGGAGTCCTTCTCATCCAATCAGAGCACAGAGTCTGCCCAGGATGAGCAGATGGCGGAACAGAAGGAGTTCATCAGGAAATACGTGGACAAAATCTTTACTGGCGG GGAGGACGTGGACCAGGAGGAGAAGGCGCGGTTTGGTGAGCTGTGCAGCTCTGAGAATGGCAAAGGAAGAGAATGGTTCGCCCGCTTTGTCAGCGCTCAG CGCTGCAATTCTAAGTGCGTGTCGGAGCAGACCTTCTACCGGCTGGTCCAGTCCTTTGCAGTGGTCCTGTTTGA ATGTTACCAGATGGATGATTTTGGACCCGCCAAGAACCTGATGACGATGTGCTTCACCTATTACTATATCG GGAAGCCTCATGTGTCCCCTACGGAGTCACGGGAAAAGCCAGTCAGTACCGGCAGCATCGATGCCTATCTGAAGTCCGCCAACAGCTGGCTGGCAGAGAAGAAGGACAACGTGGAGCGACTGCTGAGGACCACATCCGTCACCACCGAGAACATGAAgggcttttttttgggggggctggAGAGCAAACTTAAGGGACCGCTCGCCAAGAAAAATGG CCAATCTGAAGACGCTCCAGGAGAAAAGCCATCCGATGACA TTCCCCTGCAGAGTCCTGATGATAAGAAAGGAGAGAAGATTTACCTGTACTCCCATCTCAAGCAGCAGCCAATCTG GCACACGCTGAGGTTCTGGAACGCAGCCTTCTTTGATGCTGTGCATTGCGAGAGACGAAAGAGATCGCCCACGACCAG AGATAAGTGGTATCACATGACCCAGGAGGAGCGGGACGACAGCCTGCAATTTAATGAGAACATCACATTTGGACAGCTTGG GACATTCACACACAACATGTTGGCGTTCGGACTCAGCAAGAAGCTGTGCAGCGACTTTTTAAAGAAGCAAGCGGTGATCGGGAACCTGGATGAAG AGAAATATAAACAGCTCACGGACCACATCGAGCAAATGGCAGTGGAGTAG